A window of Streptomyces sp. Je 1-332 genomic DNA:
CTGGAGGCCGTCGGGCACACCCCGCAGGAACAGCAACGGCTCCAGCGGGACGCCCGCGACCTGCTGCGCCCCGGTATGCCCCGGGAAGAGGGCAACCGGCTCTTCTACCGGCGATTCGCCGGCTACCGGGCCGAGCAGACGGAGGCCACTGGCCGGGCGTGGTTCGCGCGGCACCTGCGGCAGGGCGGCTTCTTCCACCAGGACGTCCTCGAAGCGCTCACGGCACACAAGGAGCGGGGGCTGGCCACCGTCCTCGTCTCGGGCTCCTTCGCCCCCGCCCTGGACCCCGTGGCCGCCCACGTCGGTGCCGACGTGGTGCTGTGCACGCGCCCGGAGATCCAGGATGGCGTGTACACCGGGGAAGTGCTGACGACGATGATCGGCGACGCCAAGGCCCGGGCCGCCCGAGAGCTCCTGTCCCAGCGGGGCATCGCGTCCGAGGAATGTCACGCCTACGGCGACCACGTATCCGACCTGGGGCTTCTCCGCCTTGTCGGCCACCCGGTCGTCGTCGGCGACCACCCGGACCTGCTGGCGGAGGCCGGCCGGTACGGCTGGCACCACTTGACGGGCACCAAGGGACTGACTTCAGCGTGACCAATGCCTTTGTCGTGATGGGCTACAACAACACCCGTCTTGGCGACGTCAAGAAGATCGAGTCCTACGCCAGAGAATTCCACGACGCAGAGCTGATCCTGTGCAAGGGCGGAATCTCCGCCGGGGACCGGGAAGCCATCCGGAACTGCATCGAATGCGATTTGTCGCCGACCGGCGAGAACGTGGACTTGATCGTCACCTACCTCAAGGATCGCTCTCTTGATCTTGTCGGAGTGCTGCCGTTCTCCGACAAGGGGGTACAGATCGGCGCCCTTCTCGCGGAGAGGCTGGGCCTCCCGGGGTGCGATCCTGTCCGGGCCGCCGGTGCGGCGGACAAGTACAGCTACCGAATGGCCGAGGCGGAGTTCGGGGGCCTGCCCGACTCGATGTGCCGCGTGCGGGCCCAGGAGATCGACGACGCGCAGGACATCCGCGGCTTCTGGGACTCGGTGGCACCGAGCAAGGTGTTCCTGAAGCCGAGGGGTGAAGGGAACAGCCGCGGCTGCACCCGG
This region includes:
- a CDS encoding HAD family hydrolase; the protein is MTTALPTTTHAVAFFDVDETLTTVKTMFDFYDFFLEAVGHTPQEQQRLQRDARDLLRPGMPREEGNRLFYRRFAGYRAEQTEATGRAWFARHLRQGGFFHQDVLEALTAHKERGLATVLVSGSFAPALDPVAAHVGADVVLCTRPEIQDGVYTGEVLTTMIGDAKARAARELLSQRGIASEECHAYGDHVSDLGLLRLVGHPVVVGDHPDLLAEAGRYGWHHLTGTKGLTSA